A segment of the Bombus huntii isolate Logan2020A chromosome 14, iyBomHunt1.1, whole genome shotgun sequence genome:
GTAGGTAGCTGCACCGCGGGCCGAACCAACGACTGTCGGTTTTTTTAGCGAGATCAAAGATGCCTGGCGTGCTCTACGTCAGGGCACGAGGCAACTCGAGCGAAACGGCTATCGACAGTGAGGCAGCCACGCAAGGTCTGTAGTCTGTAGTCTGTACATAGCTTAAGGAATAcaaatgcaaatattttttaagtatACGACAATTGGCTTTATTCTGACGCGAATTCGTCAAtcaacgaaagaaaattaaatacgaGTTTTGAGTTACATGAGTTTCGTAAATGTACGCATTCCTATATAAGACATAAGATCGACATTCGATAATAAAACATAGTCGGACAAAATATCGCAACGAAATAGCAAAGTTTAGTATTTATTTACGTCTTTTTGCTGCAGTACATATTGCGTATTAATTCTGTCAATCCTGAGTTTGTTTCATCTATAGGACAGTATTCTATGTAATGGACTAGTGCATCTTGTCTTATCGCAGGTTTTTCCGATTGAAGATCttttggaaaaagaaagacgTACAAAAAAAGAGTTAAACTACGTATGCTTAACACGGGCTGGAAGTATTTTCAAATCTCATTTATTAACAGACGTATGAAGCAATCGACTATTGATCGTtctcatataaaatatattctccACTACTAGTAAAGTTagcatattaaatatatcgGCGATTCAGAGAATATTTTGTTCCTTATCCCTTTTTTTTCCCAACGATTTCCTTCTCACGGAAGAACGCAAGAAAATCCACGGTCGAGGAAATTCCATAGAATGAAAGGTACATCTGTGCGTGCAACAAGTATCAAATTAACACGATAACAGAATTAATAGCCATGTCTGCCTTTCATTTCATTTGGTCGCACTCAAATGAATACCGTACAAAGCGAAGAAGTAGTAGCAGTTGCAGTAGCAGTAGCGATAGTGGTAGTAGTAGTGGTAGTAGTGGTAGTAGCAGTGGTAGTAGTGGTAGTAATGGTAGTAGTAGTGGTAGTAGTAGTGGTAGTAGTGTAGTACTAGTGGTAGTAGTGGTGGTTGTGGTGGTAGTAGTGGTGGTAGTGGTGGTAGTAGTGGTAGCGGTGGTAGCGGTGGTAGTAGTGTAGTACTAGTGGTAGTAGTGTAGTACTAGTGGTAGTAGTGGTAGTAGTGGTAATAGTACTAGTAGTAGTAGTACTAGTACTAGTAGTGGTGGTAGTGGTAGTAGTAGTGGTGGTAGTAGTACTAGTAGTAGTAGTACTAGCACTAGAACTAGTACTAGTAGTAGTGGTagtagcagcagcagcagcagtagcagcagcagcagcagcagcagtgacagtagtagtagtagtagtagtaacaataatgataaaaataaaaataataataataatgttaataatatcGAGTACCAAAACGACCTCTCTCTCCACgcagagaaaggaaaaattcCTACAATttgattttcaaatatacGCCAATTCGATTATTAACGCCACGCGTGAAAGAGTATatcctttttacatcgcgacGATTTCCCACGACAGACATAGTACGCTTAATCACTTACGTCTAATTGTTTGAAGCAATTAAAGCATGTGTTCA
Coding sequences within it:
- the LOC126873106 gene encoding sericin-1-like; translated protein: MSAFHFIWSHSNEYRTKRRSSSSCSSSSDSGSSSGSSGSSSGSSGSNGSSSGSSSGSSCSTSGSSGSSGNSTSSSSTSTSSGGSGSSSGGSSTSSSSTSTRTSTSSSGSSSSSSTSSNKSKGTQDERAS